The Thermoflavifilum sp. genome contains a region encoding:
- a CDS encoding UDP-glucuronic acid decarboxylase family protein produces the protein MERKRILITGAAGFLGSHLCDRFVQEGFHVIGMDNLLTGSLRNIEHLFPLENFEFYYHDVTKFVHVPGRLDYILHFASPASPIDYLQKPIQTLKVGSLGTHNLLGLAKEKKARILVASTSEVYGDPEVHPQPEEYWGHVNPVGPRGVYDEAKRFMESITMAYHNFHGLDTRIVRIFNTYGPRMRLNDGRALPAFMTQALTGQDLTVFGDGSQTRSFCYVSDLVEGIYRLLFSDYHLPMNIGNPDEISLLDFAKEILELTGSKQKIVFKPLPTDDPKQRRPDITKARTILGWEPKVSRHEGLRLTLEYFKKHLDELKPTLAQNT, from the coding sequence ATGGAAAGAAAACGTATTCTGATTACCGGAGCCGCGGGTTTCCTGGGTTCACACCTGTGCGACCGCTTTGTGCAGGAAGGCTTTCACGTCATTGGCATGGATAATTTGTTGACCGGCAGCCTTCGCAACATTGAGCATTTATTCCCGCTGGAAAATTTTGAATTTTATTACCACGATGTGACGAAGTTTGTGCATGTACCCGGCCGGCTGGATTATATCCTGCATTTTGCTTCACCTGCCAGTCCGATTGATTATTTACAAAAACCCATTCAAACGCTGAAAGTGGGCTCACTGGGTACACACAACCTGCTGGGTCTGGCAAAAGAAAAAAAAGCACGGATTCTGGTGGCTTCCACTTCAGAAGTATATGGCGACCCAGAGGTGCACCCGCAACCCGAAGAATACTGGGGGCACGTGAATCCTGTGGGGCCGCGCGGTGTGTACGATGAGGCCAAACGTTTTATGGAATCTATCACCATGGCCTATCACAACTTCCATGGACTGGACACGCGCATTGTTCGCATTTTCAATACCTACGGTCCACGCATGCGCCTCAACGATGGCCGGGCTTTACCCGCCTTTATGACTCAGGCGCTTACCGGGCAGGACCTGACCGTGTTTGGCGACGGCTCTCAAACCCGCTCGTTCTGCTATGTGTCCGACCTGGTAGAAGGCATCTATCGATTGCTGTTCAGCGATTATCATTTACCCATGAATATTGGCAATCCCGATGAAATAAGCCTGCTGGATTTTGCAAAAGAAATTTTAGAACTTACGGGAAGTAAACAAAAAATCGTTTTTAAACCCTTACCCACCGACGATCCCAAACAACGCCGGCCCGATATCACCAAAGCCCGAACCATCCTGGGCTGGGAACCGAAGGTGAGCCGGCACGAAGGCTTGCGCCTTACGCTGGAATATTTCAAAAAACACCTCGACGAATTGAAACCCACGCTTGCTCAAAACACTTGA